The Hyphococcus flavus genome contains a region encoding:
- a CDS encoding DUF6468 domain-containing protein, with protein MEMIINFMLLAASGAATFYCFILSRKLEALKSTEKGLGATIATMSHTVEQARTTVAMAKETSAESIAELSPLVEETKEILPQLSEMIDVISELAEIAIRDVNDASGKASAALDERLAKARELQEKLDQQIDFFLVDDPDPDGPGTRHVPEEQEGNVAFLDEDDAPTTPKRRRQSKVSAALMTARNQQKMKKLAG; from the coding sequence ATGGAGATGATCATCAATTTCATGCTGCTCGCCGCGTCCGGTGCTGCAACATTTTACTGCTTCATTCTGAGCCGAAAGCTTGAGGCGCTGAAAAGCACCGAAAAGGGTTTGGGCGCGACAATCGCGACAATGTCGCATACGGTTGAGCAAGCGCGCACTACCGTCGCTATGGCGAAAGAGACAAGCGCTGAAAGCATTGCTGAACTTTCGCCTCTCGTTGAAGAAACAAAAGAAATTCTGCCGCAACTTTCCGAAATGATTGATGTGATCAGCGAACTTGCTGAAATCGCGATCCGTGACGTCAATGACGCCAGCGGCAAGGCTTCGGCCGCTCTAGACGAAAGATTGGCGAAAGCACGCGAATTGCAGGAAAAACTTGACCAGCAGATTGATTTCTTCCTGGTTGATGATCCCGATCCGGATGGCCCTGGCACGCGCCATGTGCCGGAGGAACAAGAAGGCAATGTCGCGTTCCTTGATGAAGATGACGCACCGACAACGCCGAAAAGACGCCGCCAGTCGAAAGTTTCCGCCGCTTTGATGACAGCGCGCAACCAGCAAAAAATGAAAAAACTGGCCGGATAA
- the flgG gene encoding flagellar basal-body rod protein FlgG, translating into MQALRIAATGMDAQQKRVEVVSNNIANMSTTAYSTRRAEFADLHYQQLRAPGAISSSTGLIAPSGIEMGLGVRTAAVSVNHEQGSLRQTGGDLDLAVEGRGMFEVTLPSGDPAYTRDGAFKRTGEGLIVNSEGYPLAGDITIPEDARSITINNNGEVFAYFDGQTAGQQIGTLTLTLFANEKGLEALGGNLFRETEASGAPIPGEPGIDGRGAIRQGFLEESSVDVVQQIADLIEAQRGYELNSKVISAADQMLGSTTQIR; encoded by the coding sequence ATGCAAGCCTTGAGAATCGCAGCGACCGGCATGGATGCGCAGCAAAAGCGCGTCGAAGTCGTATCGAACAATATCGCGAATATGAGCACGACGGCCTATTCCACCCGCCGCGCCGAATTTGCGGATTTACATTACCAACAGCTTCGCGCGCCAGGGGCCATATCATCATCCACCGGCCTCATCGCCCCGTCGGGCATCGAAATGGGTCTCGGCGTGCGCACCGCCGCCGTTTCGGTCAATCACGAGCAAGGCTCGCTGCGGCAAACAGGCGGCGATCTCGACCTCGCGGTCGAAGGACGCGGCATGTTTGAGGTGACGCTGCCTTCAGGCGATCCAGCCTATACGCGCGACGGCGCATTCAAGCGCACGGGCGAAGGATTAATCGTCAATTCCGAAGGCTATCCCCTCGCTGGCGACATCACTATTCCTGAGGACGCGCGGTCCATCACCATCAACAACAACGGCGAAGTCTTCGCCTATTTCGATGGACAGACCGCCGGCCAGCAGATCGGCACCCTGACGCTGACGCTGTTCGCCAATGAAAAAGGCCTTGAGGCGCTTGGGGGCAATCTTTTCCGTGAAACCGAAGCTTCAGGCGCGCCAATCCCCGGCGAGCCGGGCATCGATGGCCGCGGCGCGATCCGACAGGGCTTCCTAGAAGAATCCTCCGTGGACGTTGTTCAACAGATCGCTGATCTCATCGAGGCGCAGCGCGGTTATGAGCTGAACTCGAAAGTCATCTCCGCTGCTGACCAGATGCTCGGTTCGACAACGCAGATCAGGTAA
- the fliF gene encoding flagellar basal-body MS-ring/collar protein FliF — protein MLKLASVWNELSFSRKTILVGVLVTTLIVCSAVMNMATQPRMAFLYGGLDASAAGDVLSALEAMDVDAEVRGEAIYVPEPRRDALRMALARQGLPRQGQPGFELLDELNGFATTSEMFDAAYWRAKEGELARTLLATPGVKSARVHIAVPKSSSFTRRRQPPSASATITMSRGRLDVNQATAMRYLIALAVPNLNPEQVAVIDSVNGVILKPGAGDPMEVAEGEVGDRERKLEANLIDLLEARVGPGNARVTVSLDIDRERETVSERILDPDSRVMMGRETADMQESGTGGTSAVTVASNLPDGEAGGQQTPSSNSRSETNETTRFDISEVQRQREKMPGAISRVHVAVLINEPAAAEDQTVTPRTEEELQSIRDLVTASVGFEEARGDVVTVKSMPFHEYEAVETPEETGGIMLWAQQNVMSILQIVIPALVVIVLGMFVLKPVLTQDVAGGGAQALADLSATDATAAPQLAAPKSPLEELREASAADKEATATVLKSWLGDTEKAA, from the coding sequence ATGTTGAAACTCGCTTCTGTCTGGAACGAACTGTCTTTTTCGCGCAAGACCATTCTGGTCGGCGTTCTTGTCACCACGCTGATTGTATGCAGCGCCGTCATGAACATGGCGACACAGCCCCGCATGGCTTTTCTCTATGGCGGGCTGGACGCATCTGCGGCTGGCGATGTCCTTTCTGCGCTCGAAGCCATGGATGTAGACGCCGAGGTGCGGGGAGAGGCGATCTATGTTCCTGAACCACGCCGCGATGCATTGCGGATGGCGCTCGCCCGGCAAGGGTTACCAAGACAGGGACAGCCGGGTTTTGAACTTCTTGACGAATTAAACGGCTTTGCAACCACTTCTGAAATGTTTGACGCCGCTTATTGGCGCGCCAAGGAGGGCGAGCTGGCGCGCACATTACTGGCGACGCCGGGCGTTAAATCCGCGCGCGTACACATTGCGGTTCCGAAATCATCCTCATTCACGCGCCGCCGGCAGCCGCCTAGCGCGTCAGCGACCATTACCATGAGCCGCGGCCGCCTCGACGTTAATCAGGCGACGGCCATGCGCTATCTGATTGCGCTCGCCGTGCCCAACCTCAATCCGGAGCAGGTAGCAGTTATCGATTCCGTCAACGGCGTGATTTTGAAACCCGGCGCAGGCGACCCGATGGAGGTGGCCGAAGGCGAGGTCGGCGACCGTGAACGCAAACTTGAGGCGAATTTGATCGATTTGCTGGAGGCGCGCGTCGGACCGGGCAATGCGCGGGTAACAGTTTCTTTAGACATTGATCGCGAGCGTGAGACGGTTTCCGAGCGTATTCTTGACCCCGATAGCCGGGTGATGATGGGTCGTGAGACCGCTGACATGCAGGAATCCGGCACGGGCGGGACAAGCGCTGTCACTGTGGCGAGTAATCTGCCTGATGGAGAGGCTGGCGGGCAGCAGACCCCGTCGAGCAATTCGCGCTCCGAAACAAATGAAACAACGCGCTTTGATATTTCTGAGGTGCAACGCCAGCGTGAGAAAATGCCAGGCGCGATCTCTCGTGTGCACGTGGCTGTTCTAATCAACGAACCGGCTGCGGCGGAAGATCAAACGGTTACACCGCGTACGGAGGAAGAGTTGCAGTCTATCCGCGACCTTGTCACTGCTTCCGTTGGCTTTGAAGAAGCGCGCGGCGATGTTGTCACGGTCAAATCAATGCCCTTCCATGAATATGAAGCGGTGGAAACGCCGGAAGAAACAGGCGGGATCATGTTGTGGGCGCAGCAGAACGTCATGTCGATCCTTCAGATCGTCATTCCGGCGCTGGTCGTGATTGTCCTTGGCATGTTCGTTTTGAAGCCAGTTCTTACACAGGATGTGGCTGGCGGCGGCGCGCAGGCACTGGCTGATCTTTCCGCTACAGATGCGACGGCTGCGCCGCAACTTGCCGCACCGAAATCGCCGCTGGAAGAATTACGAGAGGCGAGCGCCGCTGACAAAGAAGCGACCGCGACGGTTCTGAAATCCTGGCTCGGCGATACGGAAAAGGCGGCGTAA
- a CDS encoding FliM/FliN family flagellar motor switch protein encodes MSDTNEIVAEDDVVEAVADEGALRNKNILGLPVRIVVSVGGAQVSVKDLLDLKQDTVIDLDAAIDDPVDIYVGDRLVARGELVEATDNENGIGVKLLEVCGFGD; translated from the coding sequence ATGAGTGATACGAATGAAATCGTCGCAGAAGATGATGTCGTTGAAGCGGTGGCCGATGAAGGTGCGTTGCGAAACAAGAACATTCTCGGGCTGCCCGTCCGTATTGTTGTCTCCGTCGGCGGTGCGCAGGTGTCTGTAAAAGACCTTCTCGATCTGAAACAGGATACGGTCATCGACCTCGATGCGGCGATTGACGATCCGGTTGATATTTATGTGGGCGACAGGCTGGTTGCGCGCGGGGAGCTGGTGGAAGCGACCGACAATGAAAACGGCATCGGCGTCAAGCTCCTCGAAGTTTGCGGCTTCGGCGACTAG
- a CDS encoding flagellar basal body P-ring protein FlgI encodes MFDRFKAFLTALIAGFVLCADATADVRLKDIVNVEGVRGNDLVGYGLIVGLDGTGDGVRNSPYTEEALSSLLERLGVNVQGEDFRPRNVAAVVVTATLPPFARTGSQIDVTVSAIGDASNLLGGTLIMTPLHAADGNVYAVAQGPVLASGFSAEGAGAEVTFGAPTSGSIPQGARIEKEIKFDFASMESLRLALRSPDFTTATRIESAINGAFGQQIATVLDPGTIEVDMASAPMKPVHLLGRIENLRVSPEQKARIVIDQKSGTVVLGADVKISRFAVTQGNLTITVRETPVVSQPNPFSRNGETIVLPDTTISVDQQTERRIGMVEENVSLSDLIEGLNALGVGPRELIDILKSVKAAGALHAELVLM; translated from the coding sequence ATGTTTGACCGTTTCAAAGCTTTCCTGACTGCTCTTATCGCCGGTTTTGTCCTGTGCGCCGATGCTACGGCTGACGTACGTCTTAAAGACATTGTCAATGTCGAAGGCGTGCGCGGCAACGACCTCGTTGGCTACGGACTGATTGTCGGCCTCGACGGCACAGGCGACGGCGTCAGAAACTCTCCCTATACGGAAGAGGCGCTGTCGAGCCTGCTTGAGCGTCTCGGCGTCAACGTCCAGGGCGAGGATTTTCGCCCGCGCAATGTCGCCGCAGTTGTTGTCACTGCAACCCTGCCGCCTTTTGCACGAACCGGATCGCAAATCGACGTCACTGTTTCGGCCATCGGCGACGCCAGCAACCTTCTCGGCGGCACCCTGATCATGACGCCGCTGCACGCGGCTGACGGCAATGTTTACGCCGTGGCGCAGGGCCCAGTTCTCGCCAGCGGTTTTTCCGCCGAAGGCGCTGGCGCTGAGGTCACCTTTGGCGCGCCAACCTCCGGCTCGATCCCGCAGGGCGCGCGAATCGAAAAAGAAATCAAGTTCGATTTCGCCTCGATGGAGAGCCTGCGCCTGGCGCTGCGCTCGCCTGACTTTACGACCGCGACACGCATAGAAAGCGCCATCAACGGCGCCTTTGGCCAGCAGATCGCCACGGTGCTCGACCCCGGCACGATTGAGGTCGACATGGCCAGCGCGCCGATGAAGCCGGTTCATCTGCTCGGCCGGATTGAAAACCTGCGCGTTTCGCCGGAACAAAAAGCGCGAATCGTCATAGACCAGAAATCGGGTACTGTCGTTCTCGGCGCGGACGTCAAGATTTCGCGGTTTGCAGTCACCCAAGGCAACCTCACCATCACCGTGCGTGAAACGCCTGTTGTCTCTCAACCCAATCCGTTCTCGCGCAATGGCGAGACTATCGTCCTGCCCGATACGACCATCAGCGTCGATCAACAGACGGAACGCCGCATCGGCATGGTCGAGGAGAACGTCTCCCTCTCCGACCTTATCGAGGGGTTGAACGCGCTTGGCGTCGGACCGCGCGAGCTCATCGACATTTTGAAGTCGGTGAAGGCCGCTGGCGCGCTCCACGCCGAACTGGTGTTGATGTAA
- a CDS encoding flagellar hook-basal body complex protein gives MTNTSYVALSKQAGLSKELNSIANNIANADTAGYRREGFVFSEYVRMLEPHERSVSQTNIGGRFFDAAPGALVETGSAYDVAIEGEGYFVVQTPNGERLTRAGAFVMDREGQLTTQEGHLVLGEGSSPIALPPNATNITIANDGSIAADGAPVGRMALVSAEPTELMREGGNLLRSTGELTPLEQPKLRQGFVEESNVNPVMEISRLIEVQRAYEMGQKLLKDDDERISKTVEAMRAR, from the coding sequence ATGACTAACACCAGTTACGTCGCGCTTTCAAAACAGGCGGGACTTTCTAAAGAGCTCAACAGCATCGCGAATAATATCGCCAATGCTGATACAGCGGGCTACCGCCGCGAAGGCTTTGTCTTTTCCGAATATGTCCGCATGCTTGAACCGCATGAGCGTTCGGTGTCTCAGACGAATATCGGCGGACGATTTTTCGACGCCGCGCCTGGCGCGCTTGTGGAAACGGGCTCCGCCTACGACGTCGCCATCGAGGGCGAGGGTTATTTCGTCGTGCAAACGCCGAACGGCGAGCGCCTGACCCGCGCTGGCGCGTTCGTCATGGACCGCGAAGGTCAGTTGACGACACAGGAAGGTCACCTGGTGCTTGGCGAGGGATCTTCACCCATCGCCCTGCCCCCGAATGCAACCAACATTACCATCGCCAATGACGGATCGATCGCAGCCGACGGCGCGCCCGTTGGCCGAATGGCGCTTGTGAGCGCCGAGCCGACTGAGCTCATGCGCGAAGGCGGTAACCTGCTGCGTTCAACAGGAGAACTGACGCCGCTGGAACAGCCAAAACTGCGCCAGGGTTTCGTTGAAGAATCCAACGTCAATCCGGTGATGGAAATCTCGCGCCTGATCGAAGTGCAGCGTGCTTATGAAATGGGTCAGAAACTTTTGAAAGATGACGACGAACGGATCTCGAAAACCGTCGAAGCCATGAGAGCTCGCTAA
- the motA gene encoding flagellar motor stator protein MotA: MGSILGIIITLCMVFGGYIIAGGKMEIIIHSLPYEIMIIGGAAVGAFFVGNSFGVIKQAGGDIMKALTGPKWKRSDYQDLLCLMYELLRVAKESPVQAEAHIENPEESSIFSRYPKIAKDHEAADIICDTIRSILMNFDNPHQVEDLLEKQLEALHEESMHGGHALQTMADALPALGIVAAVLGVIKTMASIDKPPEVLGQMIGGALVGTFLGVFLAYSLVGPLAAKIMAVHEEEQRFYQLIRETIVAHLQMHSPQMCVEVARRNIPSHDRPKFNEIEEALKALKKDAA, translated from the coding sequence ATGGGCAGTATTCTCGGAATAATTATCACTCTCTGCATGGTTTTCGGCGGTTACATCATCGCCGGCGGCAAGATGGAAATCATCATCCACTCCCTGCCCTATGAGATCATGATCATCGGCGGCGCCGCCGTAGGCGCGTTCTTCGTCGGCAACTCGTTTGGCGTTATCAAACAGGCCGGTGGCGATATCATGAAAGCGCTGACCGGTCCGAAATGGAAGCGCAGCGATTATCAAGACCTGTTGTGTCTGATGTATGAGCTTCTTCGCGTGGCCAAAGAAAGCCCTGTTCAGGCTGAAGCGCATATCGAAAACCCTGAAGAGTCCTCGATCTTTTCACGCTACCCGAAAATCGCCAAGGACCACGAAGCCGCAGACATAATTTGCGATACGATCCGCTCTATCCTGATGAATTTCGACAATCCGCATCAGGTCGAAGATCTGCTCGAAAAGCAGCTTGAAGCATTACACGAGGAAAGCATGCATGGCGGCCACGCCTTGCAAACAATGGCTGACGCCCTGCCCGCGCTTGGCATTGTTGCGGCTGTTCTCGGCGTTATCAAAACCATGGCCTCGATTGACAAGCCGCCGGAAGTGCTGGGCCAGATGATCGGCGGCGCGCTGGTTGGAACGTTTCTCGGCGTTTTCCTCGCCTACAGTCTTGTCGGACCGCTGGCGGCGAAAATCATGGCCGTGCATGAAGAAGAACAACGGTTTTACCAGTTAATCCGGGAAACAATTGTCGCGCATTTGCAGATGCATTCGCCGCAAATGTGCGTTGAGGTCGCGCGCCGGAACATTCCTAGCCACGACCGGCCGAAATTCAATGAAATCGAAGAAGCGCTGAAAGCGCTGAAGAAAGACGCTGCATGA
- a CDS encoding MotE family protein, translated as MKTRALLVLGVVFFGSFIGRIAVMAADAMAENDHAPADHAATPVADSCIGGELAAAVKDRMYALDQRETKIADREAELKTYETQVDKRLAELEEANNKLQTSIKIVQDGRNEDIAKLAAIYEGMKPAQAGDIINEMDAKFAAGLISSMNSEQAAQIVANMDSQKAYLVSVILANRTQGE; from the coding sequence ATGAAAACCAGAGCGCTTCTCGTACTTGGGGTCGTTTTTTTCGGCTCCTTTATCGGCCGGATCGCCGTGATGGCTGCTGACGCCATGGCGGAGAACGACCACGCCCCGGCCGATCACGCCGCGACGCCGGTTGCCGATTCTTGCATTGGCGGCGAACTTGCCGCAGCAGTGAAAGACCGGATGTATGCGCTTGACCAACGCGAAACCAAAATCGCCGATCGTGAAGCAGAACTCAAAACATACGAAACCCAGGTCGACAAACGCCTCGCCGAACTGGAAGAAGCGAATAACAAGCTACAGACCAGCATCAAAATCGTTCAGGATGGGCGCAATGAAGATATCGCCAAACTGGCGGCAATCTATGAAGGCATGAAACCAGCGCAAGCCGGCGACATCATCAACGAAATGGATGCAAAGTTTGCCGCCGGGTTAATTTCATCCATGAACAGTGAACAAGCAGCACAAATCGTTGCAAACATGGATTCTCAAAAAGCGTATCTGGTGAGCGTTATCCTTGCCAACCGTACGCAAGGCGAATGA
- a CDS encoding FliG C-terminal domain-containing protein has protein sequence MPGNALQKIDPNSPMETWFTKSHKAAIVLASLSAETAAAIVEDISDAQLKAFAKAFCELKSVPPQLLQAVAEEFLSEITKTDNDLAGGADEARRVLGLMTEEDRAERILIELNGGGDAGGNIWERVEKLDDEVLAEYVQKQRMPVGAAILAKLDYEKTASVLNAAEDGYAKQILIELARKKPPSPAAIEAIAQVLEEDLLKPAPGAAEEEEGDGEDGEEKKDTGAGAVVGEIVNNLPGAKRDAFIAHINETDPEVGAAVKKALLIFEDLHSRVPESGAPAVMRDIERETLLTAIKHGEKNAPETVAFLFGNISKRMVEQYKEELAEMDEPSETDGEAAQREITSAVRRLVREGEFKLNAIEEPEGEEKAA, from the coding sequence ATGCCGGGTAATGCATTGCAAAAGATCGATCCGAATTCGCCTATGGAGACCTGGTTCACCAAGTCCCACAAGGCGGCGATTGTGCTTGCGTCTTTATCGGCGGAAACCGCTGCGGCCATTGTTGAGGATATTTCCGATGCGCAGCTTAAAGCCTTCGCCAAAGCTTTTTGCGAGTTGAAGTCCGTGCCGCCGCAACTGTTGCAGGCGGTGGCGGAGGAGTTCCTGTCGGAAATCACTAAAACCGATAACGACCTCGCCGGCGGCGCTGACGAGGCGCGGCGTGTTTTGGGCCTGATGACGGAAGAAGACCGAGCCGAGCGTATTCTGATCGAACTGAACGGCGGCGGCGATGCCGGCGGCAATATCTGGGAGCGTGTTGAAAAACTCGATGACGAGGTGCTTGCCGAATATGTGCAAAAGCAACGCATGCCGGTGGGGGCCGCGATCCTCGCGAAACTGGATTACGAAAAAACCGCTAGCGTCCTGAACGCCGCCGAAGACGGCTACGCCAAACAAATCCTTATCGAGTTGGCGCGCAAAAAGCCGCCGTCACCAGCCGCCATTGAGGCTATCGCCCAGGTTCTCGAAGAAGATCTGTTAAAGCCTGCGCCAGGCGCCGCCGAGGAAGAAGAGGGCGACGGCGAAGACGGCGAAGAAAAGAAAGATACGGGCGCTGGCGCCGTTGTGGGCGAGATCGTCAATAACCTGCCGGGCGCGAAGCGCGACGCCTTTATAGCCCATATCAACGAAACCGATCCGGAAGTTGGGGCGGCGGTCAAAAAAGCGCTCCTCATCTTCGAAGACCTTCATTCGCGCGTGCCGGAAAGCGGCGCCCCCGCCGTTATGCGCGATATCGAACGCGAAACGCTTCTCACCGCCATCAAGCATGGCGAGAAAAACGCGCCGGAAACGGTGGCGTTCCTCTTCGGCAATATCTCGAAACGCATGGTCGAACAGTACAAGGAAGAACTCGCCGAAATGGACGAGCCGTCAGAAACCGATGGCGAAGCTGCCCAGCGCGAGATCACGTCGGCTGTGCGCCGCCTGGTGCGCGAAGGCGAGTTCAAACTCAACGCTATTGAGGAACCGGAAGGCGAAGAAAAAGCGGCTTGA
- a CDS encoding SEC-C metal-binding domain-containing protein, with translation MEKLGRNDPCPCGSGRRFQEMLHEAGPLRRRQSWRVFLDDRFLQPQT, from the coding sequence TTGGAAAAACTTGGTAGGAATGATCCATGCCCATGCGGATCAGGACGCAGATTTCAAGAAATGCTGCATGAAGCCGGGCCGTTACGACGGCGCCAATCGTGGAGAGTATTTTTAGATGATCGCTTTCTTCAGCCGCAGACCTAA
- the fliP gene encoding flagellar type III secretion system pore protein FliP (The bacterial flagellar biogenesis protein FliP forms a type III secretion system (T3SS)-type pore required for flagellar assembly.), whose amino-acid sequence MRRLTAILAVLLAAGVMFAAPAFAQEIAPAAEDIAADAGLLDAVDEAGGLTKRIVQIFLLVTVLSLAPGIAMMVTCLPFMIIVLSILRQGVGLQQAPPNMLIVSVAIFLTYFVMEPVFKDAWASGVQPMLNGEMQEDVAFGETMKPFRTFMEARVDPGAVDILADARPLETQPAAEEGATPLSLLVPAFVLSEIQRAFEIGFVVLLPFLVIDLLVASILMAMGMMMVPPAIVSLPFKVAFFVLTNGWVAVSGALVRGYT is encoded by the coding sequence ATGCGTCGACTGACAGCCATATTAGCGGTGCTGCTTGCAGCGGGCGTTATGTTTGCTGCGCCTGCATTTGCGCAGGAAATTGCGCCGGCTGCTGAAGACATCGCTGCTGACGCCGGGCTGCTGGACGCGGTGGATGAGGCGGGCGGACTGACCAAGCGTATTGTTCAGATTTTCCTGCTGGTTACGGTTTTAAGCCTGGCGCCGGGCATCGCCATGATGGTGACTTGCCTGCCGTTCATGATCATCGTCCTGTCGATCCTGCGTCAGGGTGTCGGCCTGCAACAGGCGCCGCCAAACATGCTGATCGTTTCTGTGGCGATTTTCCTGACCTATTTTGTCATGGAGCCGGTTTTTAAAGACGCATGGGCGTCTGGCGTGCAGCCAATGCTGAATGGTGAAATGCAGGAAGACGTCGCTTTCGGTGAAACCATGAAGCCGTTCCGCACCTTTATGGAAGCGCGTGTCGACCCCGGCGCCGTAGATATTCTTGCTGATGCGCGGCCCCTGGAAACGCAACCGGCTGCGGAAGAGGGCGCAACGCCATTGTCGCTGCTGGTGCCGGCGTTTGTCCTGTCTGAAATTCAGCGTGCTTTTGAAATCGGGTTTGTGGTCTTGCTGCCGTTTCTGGTGATTGACTTGCTGGTCGCGTCGATCCTGATGGCCATGGGTATGATGATGGTGCCGCCGGCGATCGTCTCCCTGCCGTTCAAGGTTGCATTCTTTGTGCTGACCAATGGCTGGGTCGCCGTTTCCGGCGCGCTTGTAAGAGGGTATACGTAA
- a CDS encoding flagellar basal body-associated FliL family protein — MADEEKAAEEKPKEGEETEEPKKKGLGLIPMIIAAIVVAGVAAGAAFMFAPTPGGDSEEQHADAGDEHGDDKTGDHGAKDEHGEKKKDKKKKKKKGGGHGGKDGEGDVKAIGKIQHSEYATFLVLDPIIVSIQPIGRSKHLKISLVLETGEEDAETLLEHGFYVKDVLNTYLRSIDGSVLEDPAAMSRLRAQIQRRISAVVPNAQIKSVLITDFVLT; from the coding sequence GTGGCTGACGAAGAAAAAGCAGCGGAAGAAAAGCCTAAAGAAGGCGAAGAAACCGAAGAGCCAAAAAAGAAAGGCCTCGGTCTTATTCCGATGATTATTGCGGCAATCGTCGTTGCCGGCGTTGCCGCCGGGGCTGCATTCATGTTTGCACCTACGCCAGGCGGCGATAGCGAAGAACAACACGCCGATGCAGGCGACGAACATGGCGATGATAAAACCGGAGATCACGGAGCCAAAGACGAACACGGCGAAAAGAAAAAAGACAAAAAGAAGAAAAAGAAAAAAGGCGGCGGTCACGGCGGCAAAGACGGTGAAGGCGACGTCAAAGCAATCGGTAAAATTCAGCACAGCGAATATGCAACTTTTTTGGTGCTCGATCCGATCATCGTATCGATCCAGCCGATTGGCCGGTCAAAGCATTTAAAAATTTCACTGGTTCTGGAAACCGGTGAAGAAGATGCGGAAACGCTTTTGGAACACGGGTTTTATGTCAAGGATGTGCTCAACACCTATCTGCGTTCCATCGACGGATCGGTTCTTGAAGATCCGGCGGCCATGTCCCGTCTTCGCGCACAAATTCAAAGGCGTATCAGCGCCGTCGTTCCGAACGCGCAAATCAAAAGCGTTCTCATCACAGATTTCGTACTAACCTGA
- the flgA gene encoding flagellar basal body P-ring formation chaperone FlgA: MKRITTYTLALLGLFASAAFADDAAAPTSPAEAQTNDDLPIIATIAAKKKLAPVKAANHLRAGAILHESDLATDGDKAAYEPFIGMELKRAVYAGKVITANDIGMPTLIDRNAIVMLEFERGPLLITTEGRALDAGAVGEMVRVMNLSSKIILTAEVVGPNKVITR; this comes from the coding sequence ATGAAACGCATAACCACATATACTCTGGCGTTGCTTGGCTTGTTCGCCAGCGCCGCGTTTGCCGACGATGCGGCAGCGCCGACCTCGCCCGCCGAGGCGCAAACGAACGACGACCTGCCGATCATCGCCACCATTGCCGCCAAGAAAAAACTGGCGCCAGTGAAAGCCGCAAATCATCTGCGCGCCGGCGCGATCCTGCACGAATCCGATTTGGCCACCGATGGCGACAAAGCCGCCTATGAACCTTTCATCGGCATGGAGCTGAAACGCGCCGTTTATGCCGGCAAAGTCATCACCGCAAACGATATCGGCATGCCGACGCTGATCGATCGCAACGCTATCGTCATGCTCGAATTTGAACGCGGGCCTCTGCTCATCACAACGGAAGGCCGCGCGCTCGACGCAGGCGCCGTTGGAGAAATGGTGCGCGTGATGAACCTTTCCTCAAAAATCATTCTGACGGCGGAAGTCGTCGGCCCGAACAAGGTGATAACCCGATGA